A genomic segment from Nicotiana tabacum cultivar K326 chromosome 7, ASM71507v2, whole genome shotgun sequence encodes:
- the LOC107808863 gene encoding sodium/hydrogen exchanger 1 — MAFDIGMLLGNIMNRLSTSDHQSVVSINLFVALICACIVVGHLLEENRWMNESITALVIGLCTGVVILLISGGKNSRILVFSEDLFFIYLLPPIIFNAGFQVKKKSFFRNFSTIMLFGAVGTLISFIIISFGAIGIFKKMNIGDLDIGDYLAIGAIFSATDSVCTLQVLSQDDTPLLYSLVFGEGVVNDATSVVLFNAVQNFDLSHINTSKALQLVGNFLYLFASSTILGVVAGLLSAYIIKKLYFGRHSTDREVAIMILMAYLSYLLAELFYLSAILTVFFCGIVMSHYTWHNVTESSRVTTKHAFATLSFIAEIFIFLYVGMDALDIEKWKFVSDSPGISVQVSSILLGLVMVGRAAFVFPLSFLSNLTKKSPEEKIGFNKQIVIWWAGLMRGAVSVALAYNQFTRGGHTQLRGNAIMITSTITVVLFSTGVFGLMTKPLIRFMLPSPKHLTRMISSEPTTPKSFIVPLLDSAQDSEADLGQHIPRPNSLRMLLSTPSHTVHRYWRKFDNAFMRPVFGGRGFVPFVPGSPTEPSDH; from the exons ATGGCTTTCGACATTGGGATGCTGCTGGGAAATATTATGAACAGGTTATCAACTTCTGATCATCAATCGGTGGTGTCAATAAACTTATTTGTTGCACTTATCTGCGCATGTATCGTGGTCGGTCATTTGTTGGAGGAAAATAGATGGATGAATGAGTCCATAACTGCCCTCGTGATT GGTCTTTGCACTGGAGTTGTCATTCTACTAATAAGTGGTGGGAAGAACTCTCGTATTTTAGTGTTCAGCGAAGATCTTTTCTTCATTTACCTTCTTCCACCGATCATTTTTAATGCTGG GTTCCAGGTGAAAAAGAAATCATTCTTCCGCAATTTCAGCACCATCATGCTTTTTGGAGCAGTTGGCACCTTGATATCATTCATTATCATATCATTTG GTGCCATTGGCattttcaagaaaatgaacaTTGGAGACCTTGATATTGGAGATTACCTTG CAATTGGAGCAATCTTCTCTGCAACGGATTCTGTTTGCACCTTACAA GTGCTTAGTCAGGATGACACACCCTTATTGTACAGTCTAGTGTTTGGGGAAGGTGTTGTGAATGATGCCACATCTGTGGTTCTGTTCAATGCTGTCCAGAACTTTGACTTATCTCATATCAACACAAGCAAAGCTCTGCAATTAGTTGGAAACTTTCTGTACTTGTTTGCTTCAAGCACCATCTTAGGGGTTGTT GCTGGTCTACTGAGCGCCTATATAATTAAAAAACTCTACTTTGGAAG GCACTCCACTGATCGTGAGGTTGCTATAATGATACTCATGGCTTATCTGTCATACCTGCTTGCTGAA TTATTCTATTTAAGTGCAATCCTCACTGTGTTTTTCTGTGGCATCGTGATGTCTCACTACACCTGGCATAATGTGACTGAGAGCTCAAGAGTGACCACCAA GCACGCTTTTGCTACATTGTCATTTATTGCTGAGATATTCATATTCCTTTATGTTGGTATGGATGCTTTGGACATCGAGAAGTGGAAATTTGTAAGCGACAG CCCTGGTATATCAGTTCAGGTTAGCTCAATACTGTTGGGTCTTGTTATGGTTGGAAGGGCAGCCTTTGTTTTCCCCTTGTCATTTTTGTCCAACTTGACCAAGAAGTCTCCAGAGGAGAAGATTGGCTTTAACAAGCAA ATTGTAATATGGTGGGCTGGACTTATGCGAGGTGCTGTTTCAGTGGCTCTGGCTTATAATCAG TTTACCAGAGGAGGTCATACTCAGTTACGTGGTAATGCAATAATGATCACGAGTACCATCACTGTTGTCCTTTTCAGCACAGGG GTGTTTGGGTTGATGACAAAACCTTTAATTAGATTTATGCTACCCTCACCAAAACACTTGACCAGAATGATCTCTTCTGAACCGACGACCCCAAAATCCTTCATTGTGCCACTTCTTGACAGTGCACAAGACTCAGAAGCTGATCTGGGCCAACATATACCCCGTCCCAACAGTTTGCGGATGCTCCTATCAACCCCATCTCACACTGTGCATCGTTACTGGAGAAAATTTGACAATGCGTTCATGCGTCCCGTTTTCGGTGGACGAGGTTTTGTACCTTTTGTTCCAGGATCACCGACTGAACCAAGTGATCATTAA